A single window of Bos javanicus breed banteng chromosome 19, ARS-OSU_banteng_1.0, whole genome shotgun sequence DNA harbors:
- the LOC133232973 gene encoding uncharacterized protein LOC133232973 isoform X2, which yields MPAMTRLRRTELLLARESPGRTPGEQTGSCRSPWDLFIHLCLESELRESPGTKLGTDSSDSEQVLDTRRACGPPAPAGPLPELHGHEGGEEAGRPQGASQPLWRHQPSQALSVWTGFLPFPGPRHHGDAKTGFPPRPAPEPTHAETGRLLPHRRGSSGLTLVFRRTGLGEAHQQPRKGETVQPRENTSIPPNS from the exons ATGCCAGCGATGACAAGGCTGCGGAGGACAGAGCTTCTCCTGGCAAGAGAGAGTCCCGGAAGGACGCCAGGG GAACAGACTGGAAGCTGCCGGTCCCCCTGGGACCTGTTTATCCACCTTTGTCTCGAGTCTGAGCTCCGTGAAAGCCCTGGGACGAAGCTGGGAACTGACTCCTCCGACAGCGAACAGGTTCTGGATACACGAC GTGCATGCGGCCCACCTGCCCCAGCAGGGCCCCTTCCAGAACTTCATGGACATGAAGGCGGAGAAGAGGCTGGCCGGCCGCAAGGAGCGTCGCAGCCGCTTTGGAGACATCAACCCTCACAAGCGCTATCAGTTTGGACAGGTTTTCTGCCCTTTCCAGGCCCTCGCCACCACG GAGATGCGAAGACTGGTTTTCCCCCGAGACCTGCTCCCGAGCCCACACATGCAGAGACTGGGCGTCTCCTGCCCCACCGAAGGGGGTCTTCAGGACTTACCCTTGTCTTCCGCAGAACTGGGCTTGGGGAAGCACACCAACAACCACGAAAAGGAGAAACCGTCCAGCCACGTGAAAACACCTCTATTCCCCCCAATAGTTAA
- the LOC133232973 gene encoding uncharacterized protein LOC133232973 isoform X1: MPAMTRLRRTELLLARESPGRTPGEQTGSCRSPWDLFIHLCLESELRESPGTKLGTDSSDSEQVLDTRRACGPPAPAGPLPELHGHEGGEEAGRPQGASQPLWRHQPSQALSVWTGFLPFPGPRHHGPRSIQVGLFREAGPWNSYCYVCVALPRAAVLPFESLSMHTNHLGDVPGGSEVKNPPASPGHTETRCEDWFSPETCSRAHTCRDWASPAPPKGVFRTYPCLPQNWAWGSTPTTTKRRNRPAT; the protein is encoded by the exons ATGCCAGCGATGACAAGGCTGCGGAGGACAGAGCTTCTCCTGGCAAGAGAGAGTCCCGGAAGGACGCCAGGG GAACAGACTGGAAGCTGCCGGTCCCCCTGGGACCTGTTTATCCACCTTTGTCTCGAGTCTGAGCTCCGTGAAAGCCCTGGGACGAAGCTGGGAACTGACTCCTCCGACAGCGAACAGGTTCTGGATACACGAC GTGCATGCGGCCCACCTGCCCCAGCAGGGCCCCTTCCAGAACTTCATGGACATGAAGGCGGAGAAGAGGCTGGCCGGCCGCAAGGAGCGTCGCAGCCGCTTTGGAGACATCAACCCTCACAAGCGCTATCAGTTTGGACAGGTTTTCTGCCCTTTCCAGGCCCTCGCCACCACG GACCCAGGTCAATTCAAGTCGGACTGTTCCGGGAGGCAGGTCCTTGGAACTCTTACTGTTACGTCTGTGTGGCACTTCCTAGAGCGGCAGTCTTACCATTCGAAAGTTTGAGTATGCACACGAATCACTtgggggacgtccctggtggctcagaagtaaagaatccgcctgccagtccAGGACAcacagagac GAGATGCGAAGACTGGTTTTCCCCCGAGACCTGCTCCCGAGCCCACACATGCAGAGACTGGGCGTCTCCTGCCCCACCGAAGGGGGTCTTCAGGACTTACCCTTGTCTTCCGCAGAACTGGGCTTGGGGAAGCACACCAACAACCACGAAAAGGAGAAACCGTCCAGCCACGTGA